In a genomic window of Syngnathus typhle isolate RoL2023-S1 ecotype Sweden linkage group LG4, RoL_Styp_1.0, whole genome shotgun sequence:
- the nsun3 gene encoding tRNA (cytosine(34)-C(5))-methyltransferase, mitochondrial, translating into MEQMFAFSAYLRKTLNDTSGKLTPRLLCSLLDHDAVLKHKKPKRASLQVSRTSKKERSSCQLILDYFDHQYHKELGESWTSARSVLLDPSSWQYGVLLNRFTVVTDVKRVLLSKGFSALLPQKEALTPSVFGAECQTSKGSPSKRPSENSHLDDSSPAAIQRPQRDGALGPPSSWLQCYLHPRPLRFPSQAHRAGQLKQYYLLNAASVLPVLALQVRDGEKVLDLCAAPGGKAFAIMQCATPAFLCCNEPDGHRRDRLMKTLESFLPRSLSGRVVVSDRDGRSFGQSQAGTYDKVLVDAPCSNDRSWLFSSAGQQVEQRLKERGRLPQLQLQLLRSALSAVRPGGTVVYSTCTLSSAENFAVVEAVLRDCPEAQPEDLWEEIALPLSNYFAFSSAGRGPGPNTQPRCSGSSSYDRKLGILVVPQPRKTWGPMFLARLRKRK; encoded by the exons ATGGaacaaatgtttgcattttcaGCGTATTTACGTAAGACATTAAATGATACAAGTGGAAAGCTAACGCCGAGACTTTTGTGTTCGTTACTTGATCACGATGCGGTTCTAAAACACAAGAAGCCAAAACGAGCCTCACTTCAG GTGAGCAGAACAAGTAAAAAGGAGCGCTCTTCATGCCAGCTAATTTTGGACTATTTTGACCATCAGTACCACAAAGAGCTCGGGGAATCGTGGACATCTGCGAG ATCGGTGCTGCTCGACCCGTCGTCTTGGCAGTACGGGGTGTTGCTCAATCGCTTTACTGTAGTGACAGACGTCAAGCGTGTCCTCTTGTCAAAAGGCTTTTCGGCGCTACTGCCTCAGAAAGAAGCCCTGACACCGTCTGTGTTCGGTGCTGAATGTCAAACCTCCAAAGGCTCTCCCTCCAAGCGTCCAAGTGAGAACTCCCATCTTGACGACAGCTCTCCTGCTGCCATTCAGCGGCCTCAACGGGACGGCGCTTTGGGTCCGCCGTCCTCGTGGCTGCAGTGTTATTTGCACCCCCGCCCGCTGCGTTTTCCGTCGCAGGCTCATCGGGCCGGCCAGCTGAAGCAGTACTACCTTCTCAACGCCGCCTCCGTGCTCCCGGTGCTGGCTTTGCAAGTGCGAGATGGAGAGAAGGTTCTGGATCTTTGCGCTGCTCCCGGGGGGAAAGCTTTTGCTATTATGCAGTGCGCGACCCCAG cattcctTTGCTGTAACGAACCCGACGGGCACAGACGCGACAGGCTGATGAAAACCTTGGAGTCTTTCCTGCCTCGCTCATTGAGCGGCCGAGTGGTTGTCTCAGACCGGGACGGACGCTCCTTCGGGCAAAGCCAGGCGGGGACTTATGATAAA GTCCTGGTTGACGCTCCGTGCTCCAATGACAGGAGCTGGCTGTTCTCGTCTGCTGGCCAGCAGGTGGAACAGAGGTTAAAGGAGAGAGGCAGGCTGCCGCAACTCCAGCTCCAACTGCTACG GTCTGCACTGTCAGCGGTGCGTCCGGGGGGCACGGTGGTCTATTCAACATGCACCTTGTCCAGCGCCGAGAATTTTGCCGTGGTCGAGGCCGTGCTCAGAGACTGCCCCGAAGCCCAACCCGAGGACCTCTGGGAGGAGATTGCGCTTCCTTTATCGAACTACTTCGCATTTAGCTCCGCTGGCCGCGGGCCGGGACCCAACACCCAGCCACGTTGCAGCGGCTCGTCCTCGTACGACCGCAAACTGGGCATCCTCGTCGTGCCCCAGCCTCGTAAAACTTGGGGGCCCATGTTTCTGGCTCGGCTAAGAAAGAGGAAATAG
- the LOC133153058 gene encoding ATP synthase F(0) complex subunit C3, mitochondrial-like, with the protein MYACAKFVSTPSLIRAGSRALYRPLSAAVVSDAKRAETAALLPPQGVATYQSQVALRGFQTSAVSRDIDTAAKFIGAGAATVGVAGSGAGIGTVFGSLIIGYARNPSLKQQLFSYAILGFALSEAMGLFCLMVAFLILFAM; encoded by the exons ATGTATGCCTGCGCCAAGTTCGTCTCAACGCCCAGTTTG ATCCGCGCGGGATCTCGGGCTCTGTACAGGCCACTATCAGCAGCTGTGGTGTCCGATGCCAAGAGGGCAGAG ACTGCTGCACTGCTCCCACCACAAGGTGTCGCCACTTACCAGTCGCAGGTGGCGCTGCGCGGATTTCAGACCAGCGCAGTGAGTCGCGACATCGACACCGCTGCCAAGTTCATTGGAGCTGGAGCTGCCACGGTCGGAGTGGCCGGATCCGGAGCCGGTATTGGGACGGTGTTTGGTAGCCTCATCATTGGCTATGCTAG GAACCCTTCTCTGAAGCAGCAGCTGTTCTCCTACGCCATCCTGGGCTTTGCTCTCTCCGAGGCCATGGGTCTCTTCTGTCTGATGGTGGCGTTCCTCATTCTGTTTGCCATGTAA